A window of Agrobacterium vitis genomic DNA:
AGAACTTTGACGCAGAAATCCCCGTAGGCCGCAGTATCAGGCGCGAAGGAATTGATGTGCTCGATCCGGCGCGGACGGGCGCCCGGTGTCGAATAACTGTAGTGACGGGGCTGGTTGCGAGTGATTGGCGTATGGACTTCGAAAATCGTCCCGCCGGGTGCAACCAGACGAACAGCGCGGTCATAATGTTTGCCCAGAGGCCTGTCCGACAATATCTCCAGTCCATCGGATTTTGCGCGGCGATAGACCTCGTCTACGGCATCCGCATTGACAGCCTCCAGCCCGCAGGCAACCGCTTTTCCGTCGCCCTTGATATAGGTGACTTCGTGGTGGCGGTCGTTGCTGGAAAGATAGACGGTCTCGCCGTCGACTTCCGTGATCCTCAAGCCAACGACATCGCAAAGATCCTGTGCCGCGCCCAGAGGATCCGGCGAGGAGATGATCACGTGGCCCATTTGTCTGATAAGATAGGTCATGGCTTTCTCCACTTACTGTAGCGATTGGACGGATGGACGGCTCTCTATCCGCTTGAGATAGGCCTGGATGTTCGGCCAGGCGGCCAGATCGATGGCCTGTAGCTTTGCCCATCCGAGAATGACGAACGCATAGGCATCCGCGATCGAAAATGTTGCCCCGGCGAGATAATCGCTTAGCCCCAGACGGCGATCGAGCGTGCCGAAAACCCGTGGCAACAAGGCGGTTTTGGTGATTTCGGCAAAGTCCGGTGGCGTATTCGGCCGCATCAGGGGGGTAAAGGTCTTGTGCAATTCGGTTGCCACGTAATTGGTCCATTCCAGCACGCGGTAGCGGGCAAGATCGCCGGGCGGTGGCAAAAGGTCGCTTTCCGGGGCCTGATCAGCCAGATATTGCAGGATGATCGCGCCTTCCGTCAGCACGTCCCCATCATCGAGTACAAGGGCCGGAACCTGGCCCTTCGGGTTCACCTGAAGATAGCTCGTTCCATCCGGAAGCGTTTTCTCCCTGAGATTGACCGGAATGGAAGAGGCGGAGATACCGGCCTCCTGCAGAACGATGCGGGATGCCGTGGAGCAGGTGCCGGGCGTATGGTAGAGTTGCATGCTTTAATCCTGATGAATGGTGAGATGGTTGCCGGTATGCTGTCTGTGATGACAGCACACCGCTATGCCGTCAGGGCTGTTTTGGGGGCGCGATCTTGTTCACGCCGCTCCAATGCTCCGCCAGACGCTCGTCTCGAAGCCGATAGGCATCGAAAACGAAATAGTCGTAGGTTTCGCCCGGCTTGTCGGGGTCTGGCTGCGGCAGATAAGCGGCGACCACGACCATGTCGCCTTCCGCCACCATGAAGGCGGGAGGGATGCGCATCTCGGCTGGCTCGGGGACTGGTCCGTTTGGAAATACCGATTGCACAAACCGTTCCAAGCCTTCGCGGCCGGTCGGAATATGGCGGCTGTGCTGCTTATAATCCTCTGTGACGAAATCCTTGACGGCAGCCGGGTTCTGGCCATCGAACACCCGGCGGTAAAACTCCCGGACCAGATGCTTGTGGCGTTCAAGTTTCGCATGGTCATGGGTCTTCGTGTCGTGCATGACGTCGATCTCCTATCGATAAAGTGATTGTGAAAGTGTCGCCGGTTCAGATCGAACCAGGCTCAAGGCCCCTTGCGGGGGGAAAGACCGAGGCTGCCGCCCAGGTCGAAAGCCAATGCCGCGTAAATGACGACACCGTTCTTTTCTCTTCCGGTTGAGTAATCAGCCAGAATGGAATTGTTTGGATTGATGATATAGGCAGCACCGATATCGAGAATACCGTTGCCGAAAAAGCCTGTGCTCGCATGCACGTCGACCATGAACGTGTCCTGCGGCTGTTTCTCGTTGACGCCCGAAAAGAACCGCCGGGCATTCTGTTCATACTGCGCGCGCTCTTCACTCAAGCGGATGTAGTGAACGGAGGCACCGACTGTTGCGAGCGGGTTTTCCTTCCAGAAGCCTGAATACTCGACACCGGCATAGGCTTCCCAGGGATAAGCCTGGCCATCGCCGAACGTATGGAACAGGCCGCCATAGACGGCGAGGTTTTCGGGAATCGGGCTACCGGACGCCTCACTCCACACGACCTTGCGAACCTGCCCGTAAACGCCGCTCGTTCCGCCGTCATGATTGACAATCCTGGTATTGGCTCCAAAGGTCGGGTTGCCCCAACCGCTATTGTAAAGTGCGTCTTCATACGAGGTGGAACGGTGGTAAGCGCCGACCTCGTATTTCAAAGGATTGGCATTCTGCATGAAGGTTTCGTCATGGCTGATATTGGCAATGGCGATATAGCCTTTGGCATCGCCGGTTCCCCAATCCCATCCATCACCATTCTGCCAATTGTCAGAATTGTCCTCGATGGCTCCAAATCCCAGCGTCGTGGTCTGATCGAGCCGATAGGCCAGTCTCCCACCCCAGACAGACAGTGCTTCGCCTGGCATGTTGAGGGTGATTGCCGGCGTTGAGGGCACGCAGCCAATGCCGCCGCAGAAGCCTTTTTTCATGAAGTCGCGATTAAGGCCCATCCGTCCCGCTTCAACAGTCAGCCGATCGTTGAAAAGGTCGCCTTCAATTGTGAAACGGGTCAGATCGGCGTCCGAATTCACGATCGGGACGGGGAAAAAAGCATTCGAAAGATCAAACAGATAATTGTCGACATTTTGAGTCGGGGCGTTGATTGTCTCAACCAGATTGATCCGAAGATCCGGTGTCAGATTGCCGGTAACGCCCAAGATGAACATGCCATAATTGGCCGATGAGCCACCCGCAGCCCCAAAAGAGGGGGCATTCTGATAGAAATCGACAAAATCGAGCTGAAGGTCGATACCGTTGTCATGCAGCGTTCTCCCCACGCTGGCCAAGGGGCCGGAATAGACCGGACCGGGCATGCCTCCCTCGCCAGGTGGTGTGTCGCTTGACGGCAGTGCCGTATCGGCTGCCGCAGCCGGCATCAAGGATGCAAGCAGCAAAGGCACTGCCAGCAGATTTAAAGTTCGCATTGTCACCCTCCCATTTTTATCGTTCGTTATTCCGCTGCGATTGGACTGCCGGAGACCTCCTCTTTGTTGCCCCGGTTTTGCGGTGGTGATGCTGCAAGAATGGCGAAGAACGCGACCACGCACAGGGTGATGATCGTGATAAACACCCATTCATATGTGCCGGTTTGATCGAAAACCGCCCCTGCCGACCCCGCGCCAATCGCCGCGCAGAGCGTCGATACCGGCATCATCGAACCCAGAATGGCGGAAAACGATGCCTTGCCAAAATAATTGCCCAGAAGAGCCATCAGGCAGACCTGCGAGGCACCGTAGCCAATGCCGGCAGGAAGCGCGTAGAGCAGGATGCCGGTAAAGCCAACGGGCTTGATGACCATGCAAAAGCCGAAAATGATCAAGGCCATGCTGGCGGCTGAGATGAGCGATGGTGAAATACGATCACCCAAGAAACCAGCGGTCATGTTGCCAATGAACGAGGCGACGATAATGACCGCGACGGCGTTAGCGGCTTCAGCAGGCGAATAGCCGATATCACGCAGATGCACCACGCCATGAGCCATCAGGAAAATCCAGGCGACCCCGGCAATGCTCATGTAAGTCAGAATAAGCCAGTAAGCCTTGGTTCCCAGTGCTTCCCGAAGGGTCCAGTGGGTCGTGCTTTTGAATACCTTGCTGTTTTCGCGTGCGAAGGAAGGAGCAGGATTTCGGGAAATGTAATTTTCGACCCGCCGCTCATCGAGCGCTACATAGGCCGTTATCATCGCGATGAGCGCCGATCCGGCAATAAGCCACCAGGCTGTGCGCCAATCGCCTGATATCGCCATCAATCTTTCAAGCGCCGGTGGAGAGAAGAAACCACCAATTTCGACTGCTGAAAATACGATGGAGACAGCCAAGGCCCTGCGTGCGTGAAACCATCTCGTTACGATTGTCTGGGCTGGCAGCATGCCGGCAATGCAGACGCCGGAACCGGCCAACAGACCAAAAGCCAAGGCATATTGCCAGCCATTATGCACGACAGTCGCCATGGCAACCGATCCTAGGAACAGCACAAGGCATCCGAAAGCAACTGTTGACCGATAACCGAATTTGCGGATCAACACCGCGACGACAGGGGCCTGAAAGCCCATCATCATCACGAAAAGGCC
This region includes:
- a CDS encoding MFS transporter, which produces MQSNKTHAPANFRANKGFEYSFQAAKVLGALWAIVLLVVAVPSIGTAVVNARMITDLNMDRAVFGMGFGLFVMMMGFQAPVVAVLIRKFGYRSTVAFGCLVLFLGSVAMATVVHNGWQYALAFGLLAGSGVCIAGMLPAQTIVTRWFHARRALAVSIVFSAVEIGGFFSPPALERLMAISGDWRTAWWLIAGSALIAMITAYVALDERRVENYISRNPAPSFARENSKVFKSTTHWTLREALGTKAYWLILTYMSIAGVAWIFLMAHGVVHLRDIGYSPAEAANAVAVIIVASFIGNMTAGFLGDRISPSLISAASMALIIFGFCMVIKPVGFTGILLYALPAGIGYGASQVCLMALLGNYFGKASFSAILGSMMPVSTLCAAIGAGSAGAVFDQTGTYEWVFITIITLCVVAFFAILAASPPQNRGNKEEVSGSPIAAE
- a CDS encoding carbohydrate porin, whose protein sequence is MRTLNLLAVPLLLASLMPAAAADTALPSSDTPPGEGGMPGPVYSGPLASVGRTLHDNGIDLQLDFVDFYQNAPSFGAAGGSSANYGMFILGVTGNLTPDLRINLVETINAPTQNVDNYLFDLSNAFFPVPIVNSDADLTRFTIEGDLFNDRLTVEAGRMGLNRDFMKKGFCGGIGCVPSTPAITLNMPGEALSVWGGRLAYRLDQTTTLGFGAIEDNSDNWQNGDGWDWGTGDAKGYIAIANISHDETFMQNANPLKYEVGAYHRSTSYEDALYNSGWGNPTFGANTRIVNHDGGTSGVYGQVRKVVWSEASGSPIPENLAVYGGLFHTFGDGQAYPWEAYAGVEYSGFWKENPLATVGASVHYIRLSEERAQYEQNARRFFSGVNEKQPQDTFMVDVHASTGFFGNGILDIGAAYIINPNNSILADYSTGREKNGVVIYAALAFDLGGSLGLSPRKGP
- a CDS encoding nuclear transport factor 2 family protein, yielding MHDTKTHDHAKLERHKHLVREFYRRVFDGQNPAAVKDFVTEDYKQHSRHIPTGREGLERFVQSVFPNGPVPEPAEMRIPPAFMVAEGDMVVVAAYLPQPDPDKPGETYDYFVFDAYRLRDERLAEHWSGVNKIAPPKQP
- the gstA gene encoding glutathione transferase GstA codes for the protein MQLYHTPGTCSTASRIVLQEAGISASSIPVNLREKTLPDGTSYLQVNPKGQVPALVLDDGDVLTEGAIILQYLADQAPESDLLPPPGDLARYRVLEWTNYVATELHKTFTPLMRPNTPPDFAEITKTALLPRVFGTLDRRLGLSDYLAGATFSIADAYAFVILGWAKLQAIDLAAWPNIQAYLKRIESRPSVQSLQ
- a CDS encoding VOC family protein — its product is MTYLIRQMGHVIISSPDPLGAAQDLCDVVGLRITEVDGETVYLSSNDRHHEVTYIKGDGKAVACGLEAVNADAVDEVYRRAKSDGLEILSDRPLGKHYDRAVRLVAPGGTIFEVHTPITRNQPRHYSYSTPGARPRRIEHINSFAPDTAAYGDFCVKVLGLKLSDMTEDGALRWYRAEDGYHHTIAMGPGESGLHHYAFDLHSLQDLQTIADNLAGKERALVWGPGRHGAGGNVFTYYADPHGCLVENSIELDRIDNDATYEPRSWDISEGLAGRWLNLWGTPPTPSFLRPGIAFDPTI